In the genome of Diaphorobacter sp. HDW4A, the window GATGACCGCCGCCGAAACCGGTCACCTGGTGTTCGGCACCCTGCACACCTCGAGCGCCGCCAAGACCATCGACCGTATCATCGACGTGTTCCCGGCCGAAGAAAAGGAAATGGTCCGCGCGATGCTCTCCGAATCGCTGCAGGCCGTGATCTCGCAGACGCTGTGCAAGACCAAGGACGGCCAGGGCCGCGTGGCGGCGCACGAAATCATGCTGGGCACCAGCGCCATCCGCAACCTGATCCGCGAAGCCAAGGTGGCGCAGATGTATTCGACCATCCAGACCAGCAACGGTGTAGGCATGCAGACGCTGGACCAGAATTTGACAGACTTGGTGCGACGCAACATCATCAGCCCGGCCGAGGCCCGTGCCAAGGCCAAGATTCCGGAGAATTTCCCGGGATGACGAGGTAGGCGACAAACGCACCCCACCTTCGGCGCATCGGCAGCGTCGGAACAGGAAGACACCACATGAAAGGCATCTTCGACCTGCTCAAATCCAAGAGCCCCAGAGAAGCCAGGGAAGTTGGAGAGTCGACCCTGTTCACGACGGCCTTCTCCATGGGCAAGAGCGCAAGCAAGGCGGCCGCTCCCTGGGAGGCGCGTGCCGTCGAGGTCGTCGCCACCCGCCTGCCCAAGAGCCGCGGCGGCAAGCTGCTCGAATCGGTCTGGGAGAAGGACCAGTACATGTCGCACCTGAACAAGGACGCACTGGAGCGCATGCAGCGCTTCTTCGCGTTCGCGCAGGTGTCTCCCAACCGCGACCTGATCCGTCAGGACGAATACGGCAATTTCATGATCGTGCTGCTCACCGGCAGCATCGGCGTGGACCGTCGCCAGCCCTGGGGCGAGCACCTGCGGCTGGCCGAAACCCGCCCCGGAGACATTCTGGGCGAGATGTCGCTGCTGGACAGCGGCATCCGCTTTTCCACCTGCACCACGCTCACAGACTGCGAGATCGCCGTGCTGAGCGCCGAGGCGCTCGACGACATGATGGCGCACGACGCGCCACTGGCGGCCGCGCTGATCGCGCTGCTGGCCCGAAAATTGTCACTGCGCCTGCGGGTGGTGAGCTCGCGGCTCAGCGACAATCCCAATGGATGAGGCACGCCGTCAAGCCGCCTTTCCCCACTTTCACGCAACACCCCAATATTTCCAAGAGCCGCCCCGCTTCGGGCAGCCGAAACGACCGAGAGGAACAACATGGAACGCGATCAGGCCAGTAAATTCATCAACGATCTGCTGCGCCTGATGGTCAGTCGGGGGGGGAGTGACCTGTTCATCACGGCCGAGTTTCCTCCCGCCATCAAGGTGGACGGCAAGATCACCAAGGTTTCGCCCCAGCCGCTGACCCCTTCGCACACCTTGATGCTCGCGCGCTCAATCATGAGCGACAAGCAGGTGGCGGATTTCGAGCGCACCAAGGAATGCAACTTCGCGATCTCGCCTGCAGGCATCGGCCGCTTTCGCGTGAATGCCTTCGTGCAGCAGGGCCGCGTCGGGCTGGTGCTGCGGACGATTCCGCTCACGCTGCCGACCATCGACGGTCTCGGCGTGCCGCAGGTACTCAAGGATGTGACCATGGCCAAGCGCGGCCTGTGCATTCTGGTGGGTGCGACCGGCTCGGGCAAATCGACCACACTGGCCGCCATGCTCGACTGGCGCAATGAAAACTCCTACGGTCACATCATCACCGTGGAAGACCCGGTGGAATTCGTGCACCCGCACAAGAACTGCGTGGTCACCCAGCGTGAGGTGGGCCTAGATACCGACAGCTGGGAAGCCGCGCTCAAGAACACGCTGCGCCAAGCACCCGACGTCATTCTGATGGGCGAAATCCGCGACCGCGAGACCATGGAACACGCCGTGGCCTTCGCCGAAACCGGGCACCTGTGCCTTGCTACGCTGCACGCCAACAGTGCCAACCAGGCGCTGGACCGCATCATCAACTTCTTCCCCGAAGAACGCCGAGCACAGCTGCTGATGGACCTGTCGCTGAACCTGCGTGCCCTCGTCTCGCAGCGCCTGATCCCCAAGCAGGACGGCAAGGGCCGCGCCGCCGCCGTGGAGATCATGCTGAACTCGCCGCTGATCGCCGACTTGATCTTCAAGGGCGAGGTCGCTGAGATCAAGGAAATCATGAAGAAGAGCCGCAACCTCGGCATGCAGACGTTTGACCAGGCGCTGTTCGACCTGTTCGAAGCCAACATGATCACGTATGAGGACGCCCTTCGAAACGCCGACTCGGTCAACGACCTGCGCCTGCAGATCAAGCTGAGCAGCCAGCGCGCCAAGACCACCGACCTGTCGGCCGGCACAGAGCACTTCGCAATCGTCTGACCCCGCCTTTGAACCTTTGATCCTCTTAGCCACTGTACGAACCAACTGGAGTTTTTGTTAAATGAGCAGCATCAATCCCCGCACGTATGACGCCATCCCTGCACGCAAGGTCGCGTTTCTGGGTCTGGGCGTCATGGGCTATCCGATGGCTGGGCATCTGGCCAAAGCGGGGCATCAGGTGTCGGTCTACAACCGCACCTCGGCCAAGGCTGAAGCCTGGGTCAAGGAGTTCGGCGGCAGCTTCGGCACCACGCCCAAGGCAGCCGTGAAAGACGCCGAAATCGTGTTCTGCTGTGTTGGCAACGATGACGACCTGCGCTCCGTCGTGCTCGGCGAGCACGGCGCTTTTGCGGGCATGGGCGCCAACACCGTCTTCGTCGACCACACCACGGCCTCGGCCCAGGTGGCGCGCGAGCTCTACGAAAAAGCGCAGTCGCTCGGCTTGCAGTTCATCGACGCGCCGGTCTCCGGCGGTCAGGCGGGCGCCCAGAACGGCCAGCTCACGGTAATGTGCGGGGGCGCTCAAGTCCCCTTCGACGACACCCGCCCCACCGCCTTGGCTTTCTCGCGCGCCTTCACCCTGATCGGCGACAGCGGCGCTGGCCAGCTCGCCAAGATGGTCAACCAGATCTGCATCGCGGGCCTGGTCCAAGGCCTGTCGGAAGCGATCGCCTTCGGTCAACAGGCCGAACTCGACATGAACGTCGTGCTTGACGTGATCAGCAAGGGCGCCGCCCAGAGCTGGCAAATGGAAAACCGCGGCAAGACCATGGTGCAAGGCAAGTTCGACTTCGGCTTCGCCGTCGACTGGATGCGCAAGGATCTGGGTCTGGTGCTCGACGAAGCCAAACGCAACGGCGCCCGCGTGCCAGTGACCGCACTGGTCGACCAGTTCTACGGCGACGTGCAGCAGTCCGGCGGAGCCCGCTGGGATACCTCCAGCCTCATCACCCGCCTGCGCAAGCCAAAGCAGTAACAAGCATCCAAACAAAACTAAAAACCGGTCAGAACGCAAGTCCCGACCGGTTTTTGTATTTTCATTCAAGACAGCGAGCCCCCGAAGCGCGCGGAGCACTCGATCTCCCACCCCAACGGCAAGACGGCCCCTCAGGCCAGGCGTCGAAGCCGCAGATCAGTACTCTCATACGGCAAGGCTTCGCAACGACGCATGAGGGGCTGTATTGCCGCCTCCAAACGCCCCACCATGAAGCCAAAGACTTCATCCACAAATCAGCGAACAGGCGCAGTCTGAATGGCAGGCAAAGGCGTTCCTTGAATCTCGGTACGCGATGGCCCAGACGGAGCCGCAGGTTCAGCCGCAAGCGGCGCAGGAGTCACTGTCCCAGAAGAAGAAGTTCCAGTAGAACCCGCATCCTGCACGGGTGCACCCTGCTGCTTGCTGTAATTGGCGAGCTCGTCTTCGGAAATCACTTCGAACACGCGCACCACCTTGCGCACGTTGTCCACACCCCGTGCGATTTCCGCGGAGCGCTTGGCCTCACGCGGCGTGACACGCCCCATCAGATAAACCACGTCCCGTTCGGTAACCACCTTGAAAACGTTGGACGACAGATCCTTGGCGTCCACGAGGCTGGCCTTGACCTTGCCGGTGATCAGCGTGTCACGCGAGCGCTGGGAAAAACCGGAGTTCTCCATGACGCCGAGCTCGTTGACCACCGTCTTCACGTTCTCGACCGCACGCGCTTCCTTCTCGGCTTTCTGGCTCTCCTCGACCGTCGGGACTTCACCGGTCAGCAGCACCTGGCGGTTGAAGCTGGTCACGTTGAAGTGGCCACGGCCGTTCATCACGTCCTTGAGGCGACCAGAGACCTTGTTCTCAATGCCTTCGTCCTCGACCTGGGTGCCGGTGGTCCGGCGATCCGTTGCCATCAACGTGCCCATCACCGCGCCGCCGCCTAGCACCACGGGGGCGCAGGCGGTCAGTCCAGCAGCCAGCAGCGCGGCCGCCAACACGGAGCAAGTGGTACGGGCATGAAGGAATTTCATCAAAGCATCTCCTGTTCACCTAACAACTGGGTATCCACACCGTCACACAGACAGTGCAGGATGAGCAAATGCACCTCGCGCACGCGAGCGGCGCGCTCGTGCGGCACGCAGACCTGCACATCGGTCTCGCGCATGACGCCGCCCATGGCACCCGAATCGCGAGCGCACAAGGCGATCACCGACATGTCGCGCTCATGCGCCGCAAGCACGGCTTCCAGCAACGCGGGCTCGTCGCCATTCACGCACAGCACCAGCAACACGTCACCCGCAGCGCCCAACGCACGTACCTGCCGGGCAAACGCGCCCACTTCAAACGACTGCCCCAATGAGCCGGACCAGCCCGCATCGGCCGAAAGCGCAATGGCGGCCAGCTCCGGACGCTCACGCTCGAAGCCTGCCACGCACATCATGGCGAACTGCAGCGCCTGAGCGGACGACAGCCCCGAGCCACAAGCCAGCACCTTGGAGCCGTTGGTGACGCAGGCGAGCAGCGCCTGCACCGCCGCGTTGATGGGGTCGCTCAAGGCCTGCGCCGCCTGGTATTTGACGTCGGCGCTGTCGATGAAATGTTGTTGGATTCGTTGCTCAAGCATGGACTGCCGATGATACTTGGCTAGCGCCAACGCGAAGTGTCTGAATTCCAAATCCGTATCGGCATATATCCATTGGGGACGATAAAAGTGCCGAAATGTTCAATCTCCAGCGTCAAACGCACTCTTGAGCCACACGGGTTCCCGCTCGATCAGCACCACGTCGAAGCGACACGGTGGATGGGCCACAAGTGCCGCCAGATAATGCCGTGCCGCCAGAATGATGCGCCGCTGCTTGGTCTGGCCGATGCTCGCGCCCGCGCCGCCGAACTGGGCCGAGCCCCGGCTGCGCACCTCGACGAAGACCAGTGTTCCGTCGCGATCACGCATGATCAGGTCAATTTCTCCGCCACCCCGGCCCGGGGTTCGATAATTGCGGGTGACGAGCTTCAGCCCGGCCTTCTGCAGATAGGCCAGCGCCTGATCCTCGGCGAACATGCCTTGCACGCGCGTGGTCTGATCCGACATGTCCGCGTTTGTGTTGTCAGTGGCTTGCGCCGCCTGCCCCTTCATTCTTTTCAGGAAACCCCATGAGCACATCTTTTGCCTCTGCCCTGACAGCTGCCCAGGAAGCAGCCGGTGCTCAACATTATCCGCAGGGCGCGCTGTACGTCGTGGCGACCCCGATCGGCAATCTTGCAGATATCACGCTGCGCGCCCTGTATGTGTTGCAACTAGCCGACCATGTCGCCTGCGAGGACACCCGCCACACCCAGCAGATGCTGCGCGCCTACGGCCTCGACAAGTCCGGCAGCCAATTGCTGGCCGTGCACCAGCACAACGAGGCCGAGCGCTCGGCGCAGGTGATCGATCTGCTGCAACAAGGCAAACGGGTTGTCTACGTGAGCGACGCGGGTACGCCGGGCGTGAGCGATCCGGGCGCGCGCCTGTGCGCGGCGGTACAGACTGCAGGGCTGCGGTCTATTCCGCTGCCGGGCGCAAGCAGTGTGACCACCGCCATCAGCGTGGCAGGAATCGTCTCGCCCGATGCCCAGGGCTTTCTGTTCGCCGGATTTCTGCCGACCAAGTCGGCCGAGCGCTCCACGGTCATTGACCAACTCGCGCTCGAGCCGCGCGCCGTCGTGCTGCTGGAAGCGCCGCACCGCATCGAAGAACTCGCCAAGGCGCTCGCCGTGCTGGGTGATCGCCCGGTGACGCTGGCGCGCGAGATCAGCAAGCAGTTCGAGCAGATCACCACCCATGCGGCCAGCGCACTGCAGGCCTGGCTGCAATCGGACAGTCAACACAGTCGCGGCGAATTCGTGGTGGTAATTCACCCCGCGACACAAAGCGACGAGCACGATCCCAAGGAGCAGCAGATCCTGCAGTTGCTGCTCGCGGAACTGCCGATGAAAGTCGCCGTGCGCCTGACCGCTCAGATCACCGGTGGCGCGCGCAATCGGCTCTACGACATGGCGCTCGCATTGAAATCGAACAGCGATGATGAAAATACTGAGGAAGAATGAATCCGCAAAGGAAATTGTGCGTATTCTGCGCAAGCCCTGCCTAGAGTAGCAGCGCATTCGGTCAGTCGGGCTCGCCGCTGCCGCAATGGAATGAATGGTGCGATCAACGCTCGTCTGTGAGCATTCAACCGCTGCGCGCATGTATGTAGAAGACATTCAAGGTCTCTCGACCAGCGCATCACTCCGGGCCCCTGTTCATATCAACCCGATCGCGAATCGCGGATCGCGTCTGGGGTCCAACGGGACATCTAACTCAACTTTTCTTTTTGATTGAACACTGCGTGGTTGGCACGCTTTCAAAATACCGGATGGAAAAAGGCGTGTCCAAAGCTAGGGCGGGTCCTCCATCGCAAACGGTCTTCGCTTCCAAAGAGAGCGCTGGGTCGCTCGCAGATCGGAATCAAGTGCGTCACGCTCATCCTCCAGCGTGTCGAGCAGCGACTGCAATGCGCACACCTGCTTGCCGTCGGTCCCACTCGTGAGCGACAGTTCGATGTCGGACTTGAGCGCCACATGCGCCGCCACGATTTCCGCACAACGCTGCGCCTGAGCCTGCCCGAGTACGCCAGTCGCAGAAGCGCAATCTGCAGAGCAGCGCAGCTCGTGTTCGAATTCGTCGGCAATGCACTGGTAGGCCAGTCGCAACGCGTCCAGATCGCGGCTCGCGCGTGCGATATCGTCAAGCATGCGGTTGAGCTTGAGCAGATGGGACTTGGCGATTTTTTCGGGAAACATAACGGGCTCCTAGAGTATCAACGAACAGGCGCTGCAAATGGCACCTGACAAAGTGAATTCAATACAACGCCCGCACAAGAAACTGCATTGGTTCATCAGTTTGCAATCAGCGTGATAAAAATCAACAAGCAGCGAAGCTCTATCCCATTTATAGAGTTACAAGATGCAGCAAACGTCGCGTCAATGAGCCAGATCGAGTCCATTTGGTCTGCATGGTGTTCCAAATTTTCACCGTCGTCCAGACCATCCCAGCAACGCATCACACGTGCATGCGCCGCTTGCGAATCCTTTAACATCGTCACACATGCAAACGCTCGCCAAGCGCTGGCGACGACGCAGAAAGAAACAGGAGACAGTGGAGTGATGGATCTCTATCACAGCGTCAGCGCACGCTCATTTCGGGCATTGTGGATGTTCGAGGAACTGGGCCTGCCGTACCGACTTTCGATGCTGCCCTTTCCGCCGCGCGTCATGCAGCGCAGCTTTCTCGAACTCAATCCGCTGGGAACGGTCCCGCTGCTGCTCGAGGGCAATCAGCGCCTCACCGAGTCAAGTGCCATCTGCCAGTACCTGTGCAGCCTCGTCCCCGGCACGCCGCTGGCGGTGCAGCCCGGCGATGCCGAGTACGCGGGCTATCTGAACTGGCTGTTCATGTCGGACGCCACCCTCACCTTCCCGCTCACACTGGTGTTGCGCTATACCCACTTCGAGCCACCCGAGCGCCGCCAGCCGCAGGTTGCGCAGGACTATGCGCGCTGGTTCTTCGGCCGCCTCAAAGCGGTGGAGAGTGCCCTGTCGCAGCGCGAACATCTCTGCGCCGGGCGCTTCACCGCCGCCGACATCGCCGTGAGCTATGCACTGATGCTGTCCGAGTTTCTCGACATGTCGGCTCAATGGGGCCCGGCCACGCAGGCCTATTGGCAGCGGCTGCAGGCGCGCCCGGCCTACCAGCGCAGTCTTGAGATCGAACGCCAGGCGGCCATCAATCAGGGCGTGGACCCGATGCCGTCGCCGCTGCTGCGGCCCTGAACCAACTGTTTGTAGAACCAACGGCGGAGCCTCCCCATCATGATCACCGTAACCGACGAGACGACGATCGGCGAGGCGCTGCAAGCCGCCGTCGAACGCTATGCGGACAACAGCCTGCTGGCCGTTCCCTCCAACCCGCAGCGCAGCTATGCGCCCCATGGTGTGGAGATCAGCTACCGAGAGGCGGGCAGGCAGATCGCGGCACTCGCCAGACAATACCGCGAGGCGGGCTACGGGCTCGGCCACCGCGTCGCGCTGCTGCTCGAAAGCCGCCCCGAGCACATGCTGCACAAGCTCGCGCTCAACACACTGGGCATCTGCGTCGTGCCCGTGAACCCCGACTACCGCCGCCGCGAATTGAACTATCTGATGGACCACTCCAAGGTCGATCTCGTCGTCTGCCTGCCGTCGCGGCTGGCGTCGATCCGCGAATCGCTGGAGGACACGAAGCACCAGCCTGCCGTCACCACCGTCGATCCCAACGACGCCACATCGCTGCAACTGCCGACAGCCCATCGCGCGGCACTCACTGGCGAGGTGCATGCGGACACGCCCGCTAGCATCCTCTATACCTCGGGCACCACCGGCCAGCCCAAGGGTTGCGTGCTCTCGCATGCCTACGAGCTGGCCGCCGGCAAGTGGTACGCAAGCCAGCCAGGTTTCGTCTCGATTCAGGAAGGCCGCGAGCGGCTGTTCAATCCACTGCCGCTCTTTCACGTCAACGCGTCCATCCTGTCGTTCTACTGCATGCTGCTGTCGGGGGGCTGCCAGATCCAGACGGACCGCTTTCAGCCATCGCGCTGGTGGGAAGAAGTTGCGAGCTCACGCGCGAGCATCGTGCACTACCTCGGCGTGATCATTCCGCTGCTGCTCAAACAGCCCGAATCGGAATGGGAGAAGAAGCATGTCATCCGCTTCGGCTATGGCGCGGGCGTGGAGCCGCAGCTACATGCGGTGTTCGAGCAGCGCTTCGGCTTTCCGCTGATCGAGCTGTGGGGCATGACCGAAGTGGTGCGCACGCTCTCCGACTACACGGCGGACCGTCAGGTCGGCACGCGCTCGTTCGGCCGTGGCGAGCCGGGTCTGGAAGCACTGGTGGCCGACGAGACCGGCGCGCCCACTCCCTTCGGCACACCCGGCGAGTTGCTGGTGCGCTATTCCGAGCAGACACCGCGCAAACATTTCTTCAGCGAATATCTGGATGACCCCACCGCCACCGAAAAGGCCTGGACCGGCGGCTGGTTCCACACCGGCGACGTGGTCGTGCAGGACCCCGACGGCCTGCTGCATTTCATGGACCGGCGCAAGAACATCATCCGCCGCTCGGGCGAGAACATCGCGGCCGCCGAGGTCGAAGCAATCCTGCTCACGCACCCCAAGGTGCAGGGCGTCGCGGTGATGGCCGCGCCCGACGCGATCCGCGAAGAAGAGGTACTGGCGAGCATCGTGCTCGTTCCGGGCGAGTCCGCCAGCGAAGAACTCTGCAGCGAGCTGTTCGACTTCTGCAGTAAGGAAATGGCCTACTACAAGGTGCCGGGCTGGTGGTGGTTCACCGACGCGATTCCCACGACCGGCACACAGAAGATCCAGAAGCACCGCATTCTCGCTGCGGGACAAGAGCCAAGCTCGCTGCCCGGCATTCGCGATCTGCGCGCCAAGAAAAAACGCAGTTGAACGCGCAAGACTTCAAGCAGCGCTGCGAATCAGTTCAGCGCCTTTTTCACCAATCATCATCGTCGCCGCGCAGGTGTTGGCCGAGGTGATCTCGGGCATCACGGATGCATCGACCACGCGCAGATTCGGCACGCCATGCACGCGCAGCCGCGCATCGACCACGGCCCCCGCATCGCTCGCAGGCCCCATGCGCGCCGTACCGTTGAGGTGGTAGGACGAGACTCCGTAGCGGCTGATGAAGTCGAGGATCTCGTCATCGCTCTGCACCTGCTTGCCGGGCATCACCTCGCCCTCGCGGAACTGCGCGAGCGCCTGGGTGTGCAGCAGCGCGCGCGCCAAACGCACGCCGCGGATCAGCGTCAAGCGGTCGTCCGCGTCATCAAGATAGTTGGGCTGCACGATGGGATCGATCGCCGGATCGGCCGAGGCGATGCGTACGCTGCCTTCGCTTTTCGGCCGGTGCTGCCACACACCACAGGTCATGCCGGGATAACGGTCGAGCATGCCGACATAGCCCTCACGATAGCTCGCTGGTGAGAACACGCCCTGCAGATCGGGGCGCGTGAGACCGCCCTGCGACTGCCAGAACCAGTGCACGACGGAGGGGCTGAGCGACAGGATGTTGGGCTTGCCGCGCAGCCAGTCGAAGACCTGGCCCCAGAGACGCGGCACGCGCGCCATCTCGTTGATGGTGACGGCGTTCTTTACGCGCGCGACGAGGCGGATCGAGAAATGGTCCTTGAGATGACGCCCCACACCGGGCAGATGCACCTGCGACGCGATGCCGAGCTCGCGCAGTTGCTCGCCGTCGCCGATGCCCGAGAGCTGCAGCAACTTGGGTGTGTTGATCGCACCGGCGCAGACGATCACCTCGCGCCGCGCGTGCGCCATGTGCATGGCACCGCCCTGCCGATACACCACGCCCGCCGCCGATGCGCCCCGCAACACCACGCGCTGCGCCTGCGCATTCGTCAACACATGCAGATTGCGCGCGTGCATGGCTGGGCGCAGAAAGGCCGCCGACGTGCTCACGCGCCAGCCCTTGTGGATCGTGCGCTGGAAGTAGCCCACGCCCTGCTGGAAGGCGCCATTGTAGTCGGGGTTACGCGGCATGCCGAGCTCTTCAGCACCCTGCAGAAAGGCCTCACAAACGGGATGCGGCCAATGCGGCAGCGTGACCTTCAACGCGCCTGTGTGACCGCGCAGCAGAGGATCGCCTCCGTCAATGAACGCCTCGGAACGTTTGAAATACGGCAGCACCTCATCGTAGGACCAGCCCGGGTTGCCCAACGCTGCCCAGCCGTCGAAATCCTCGTGCTGGCCCCGGTTGTAGACCAGCCCGTTGATCGAGGTGGAGCCGCCGAGCGTCTTGCCCTGAGGCAGCGGAATGCGCCGCCCGCCCGTGCGTTTGGTGGGCTCGGAACTAAACTGCCAGGCCAGCTTTGGATTGAAGATGACCTTGATGAAACCGGCAGGCAGCTT includes:
- a CDS encoding glutathione S-transferase family protein codes for the protein MDLYHSVSARSFRALWMFEELGLPYRLSMLPFPPRVMQRSFLELNPLGTVPLLLEGNQRLTESSAICQYLCSLVPGTPLAVQPGDAEYAGYLNWLFMSDATLTFPLTLVLRYTHFEPPERRQPQVAQDYARWFFGRLKAVESALSQREHLCAGRFTAADIAVSYALMLSEFLDMSAQWGPATQAYWQRLQARPAYQRSLEIERQAAINQGVDPMPSPLLRP
- a CDS encoding GMC family oxidoreductase gives rise to the protein MNEPAGDTYDYVIVGSGAAGAIVAARLSEDPNVTICLLEAGPADSHPWLKLPAGFIKVIFNPKLAWQFSSEPTKRTGGRRIPLPQGKTLGGSTSINGLVYNRGQHEDFDGWAALGNPGWSYDEVLPYFKRSEAFIDGGDPLLRGHTGALKVTLPHWPHPVCEAFLQGAEELGMPRNPDYNGAFQQGVGYFQRTIHKGWRVSTSAAFLRPAMHARNLHVLTNAQAQRVVLRGASAAGVVYRQGGAMHMAHARREVIVCAGAINTPKLLQLSGIGDGEQLRELGIASQVHLPGVGRHLKDHFSIRLVARVKNAVTINEMARVPRLWGQVFDWLRGKPNILSLSPSVVHWFWQSQGGLTRPDLQGVFSPASYREGYVGMLDRYPGMTCGVWQHRPKSEGSVRIASADPAIDPIVQPNYLDDADDRLTLIRGVRLARALLHTQALAQFREGEVMPGKQVQSDDEILDFISRYGVSSYHLNGTARMGPASDAGAVVDARLRVHGVPNLRVVDASVMPEITSANTCAATMMIGEKGAELIRSAA
- a CDS encoding YraN family protein gives rise to the protein MSDQTTRVQGMFAEDQALAYLQKAGLKLVTRNYRTPGRGGGEIDLIMRDRDGTLVFVEVRSRGSAQFGGAGASIGQTKQRRIILAARHYLAALVAHPPCRFDVVLIEREPVWLKSAFDAGD
- the rsmI gene encoding 16S rRNA (cytidine(1402)-2'-O)-methyltransferase codes for the protein MSTSFASALTAAQEAAGAQHYPQGALYVVATPIGNLADITLRALYVLQLADHVACEDTRHTQQMLRAYGLDKSGSQLLAVHQHNEAERSAQVIDLLQQGKRVVYVSDAGTPGVSDPGARLCAAVQTAGLRSIPLPGASSVTTAISVAGIVSPDAQGFLFAGFLPTKSAERSTVIDQLALEPRAVVLLEAPHRIEELAKALAVLGDRPVTLAREISKQFEQITTHAASALQAWLQSDSQHSRGEFVVVIHPATQSDEHDPKEQQILQLLLAELPMKVAVRLTAQITGGARNRLYDMALALKSNSDDENTEEE
- a CDS encoding PilT/PilU family type 4a pilus ATPase, with the translated sequence MERDQASKFINDLLRLMVSRGGSDLFITAEFPPAIKVDGKITKVSPQPLTPSHTLMLARSIMSDKQVADFERTKECNFAISPAGIGRFRVNAFVQQGRVGLVLRTIPLTLPTIDGLGVPQVLKDVTMAKRGLCILVGATGSGKSTTLAAMLDWRNENSYGHIITVEDPVEFVHPHKNCVVTQREVGLDTDSWEAALKNTLRQAPDVILMGEIRDRETMEHAVAFAETGHLCLATLHANSANQALDRIINFFPEERRAQLLMDLSLNLRALVSQRLIPKQDGKGRAAAVEIMLNSPLIADLIFKGEVAEIKEIMKKSRNLGMQTFDQALFDLFEANMITYEDALRNADSVNDLRLQIKLSSQRAKTTDLSAGTEHFAIV
- a CDS encoding BON domain-containing protein, whose translation is MKFLHARTTCSVLAAALLAAGLTACAPVVLGGGAVMGTLMATDRRTTGTQVEDEGIENKVSGRLKDVMNGRGHFNVTSFNRQVLLTGEVPTVEESQKAEKEARAVENVKTVVNELGVMENSGFSQRSRDTLITGKVKASLVDAKDLSSNVFKVVTERDVVYLMGRVTPREAKRSAEIARGVDNVRKVVRVFEVISEDELANYSKQQGAPVQDAGSTGTSSSGTVTPAPLAAEPAAPSGPSRTEIQGTPLPAIQTAPVR
- a CDS encoding NAD(P)-dependent oxidoreductase; amino-acid sequence: MSSINPRTYDAIPARKVAFLGLGVMGYPMAGHLAKAGHQVSVYNRTSAKAEAWVKEFGGSFGTTPKAAVKDAEIVFCCVGNDDDLRSVVLGEHGAFAGMGANTVFVDHTTASAQVARELYEKAQSLGLQFIDAPVSGGQAGAQNGQLTVMCGGAQVPFDDTRPTALAFSRAFTLIGDSGAGQLAKMVNQICIAGLVQGLSEAIAFGQQAELDMNVVLDVISKGAAQSWQMENRGKTMVQGKFDFGFAVDWMRKDLGLVLDEAKRNGARVPVTALVDQFYGDVQQSGGARWDTSSLITRLRKPKQ
- a CDS encoding cyclic nucleotide-binding domain-containing protein; the encoded protein is MKGIFDLLKSKSPREAREVGESTLFTTAFSMGKSASKAAAPWEARAVEVVATRLPKSRGGKLLESVWEKDQYMSHLNKDALERMQRFFAFAQVSPNRDLIRQDEYGNFMIVLLTGSIGVDRRQPWGEHLRLAETRPGDILGEMSLLDSGIRFSTCTTLTDCEIAVLSAEALDDMMAHDAPLAAALIALLARKLSLRLRVVSSRLSDNPNG
- a CDS encoding SIS domain-containing protein, with protein sequence MLEQRIQQHFIDSADVKYQAAQALSDPINAAVQALLACVTNGSKVLACGSGLSSAQALQFAMMCVAGFERERPELAAIALSADAGWSGSLGQSFEVGAFARQVRALGAAGDVLLVLCVNGDEPALLEAVLAAHERDMSVIALCARDSGAMGGVMRETDVQVCVPHERAARVREVHLLILHCLCDGVDTQLLGEQEML
- a CDS encoding AMP-binding protein, giving the protein MITVTDETTIGEALQAAVERYADNSLLAVPSNPQRSYAPHGVEISYREAGRQIAALARQYREAGYGLGHRVALLLESRPEHMLHKLALNTLGICVVPVNPDYRRRELNYLMDHSKVDLVVCLPSRLASIRESLEDTKHQPAVTTVDPNDATSLQLPTAHRAALTGEVHADTPASILYTSGTTGQPKGCVLSHAYELAAGKWYASQPGFVSIQEGRERLFNPLPLFHVNASILSFYCMLLSGGCQIQTDRFQPSRWWEEVASSRASIVHYLGVIIPLLLKQPESEWEKKHVIRFGYGAGVEPQLHAVFEQRFGFPLIELWGMTEVVRTLSDYTADRQVGTRSFGRGEPGLEALVADETGAPTPFGTPGELLVRYSEQTPRKHFFSEYLDDPTATEKAWTGGWFHTGDVVVQDPDGLLHFMDRRKNIIRRSGENIAAAEVEAILLTHPKVQGVAVMAAPDAIREEEVLASIVLVPGESASEELCSELFDFCSKEMAYYKVPGWWWFTDAIPTTGTQKIQKHRILAAGQEPSSLPGIRDLRAKKKRS